A single window of Nicotiana sylvestris chromosome 5, ASM39365v2, whole genome shotgun sequence DNA harbors:
- the LOC104248183 gene encoding UDP-N-acetylglucosamine transporter ROCK1, producing the protein MAVTVSKAAPKANSENPTTAKTGGKVWFYSLLLTLQYGAQPLISKRFVRREVIVTSSVLTCEVVKVICALFLMAKEGSLKKMYREWTLFGSLTASGLPAAIYALQNSLLQISYKNLDSLTFSILNQTKLFFTALFTYILLRQKQSIQQIGALFLLILAAVLLSVGEGSSKASSSSSNPDEVLFYGIVPVLLASVLSGLASALCQWASQVKKHSSYLMTVEMSIIGSLCLISSTSKSPDGEAIRQHGFFYGWTALTLIPVILNAVGGILVGLVTSYAGGVRKGFIIVSALLVTALLQFIFDGKPPSPYCLVALPLVMTSISIYQKYPYRVKKKQV; encoded by the exons ATGGCTGTTACAGTATCCAAAGCAGCTCCGAAAGCAAACTCCGAGAACCCGACGACGGCAAAAACGGGCGGTAAAGTGTGGTTTTATTCCCTGCTTCTCACCCTACAGTATGGTGCTCAGCCCCTCATCTCCAAGCGCTTTGTCAG GCGTGAAGTGATAGTTACTTCGTCTGTTTTGACATGTGAAGTAGTCAAG GTTATTTGTGCTCTTTTTCTCATGGCAAAAGAAGGCAGTTTGAAGAAAATGTACAGGGAGTGGACCTTATTTGGCTCTTTGACTGCATCTGGGCTGCCTGCTGCTATCTATGCACTCCAAAACAGCTTATTGCAGATTTCATATAAAAATCTTGATTCACTGACCTTTTCAATCTTGAACCAGACAAAACTGTTCTTCACAGCCTTGTTTACTTACATATTATTGAG GCAGAAGCAATCCATTCAACAAATTGGGGCTCTTTTCTTGTTAATCCTCGCAGCTGTCCTATTAAGTGTTGGTGAAGGCTCTAGCAAAGCTTCAAGTAGTAGTAGTAACCCCGATGAGGTCTTATTCTATGGAATTGTACCAGTTTTGCTTGCATCTGTGCTCTCTGGTCTGGCTTCTGCCTTGTGTCAATGGGCATCTCAG GTTAAGAAACATTCATCTTACTTGATGACTGTTGAGATGTCCATTATTGGGAGTCTTTGCTTGATAAGTAGTACTTCCAAGTCTCCAGATGGAGAAGCTATTCGACAGCACGGATTCTTCTACGGGTGGACTGCATTAACTTTG ATCCCTGTTATTTTAAATGCGGTTGGTGGAATTCTTGTTGGTCTTGTGACTTCGTATGCTGGTGGTGTAAGGAAG GGATTTATCATTGTGTCTGCGCTTCTTGTCACTGCTCTGCTCCAATTCATCTTTGATGGAAAACCTCCTTCGCCATACTGCCTTGTGGCACTTCCATTGGTTATGACTAGCATAAGCATATACCAAAAATACCCATACCGTGTTAAGAAGAAGCAAGTGTGA
- the LOC104248184 gene encoding BTB/POZ domain-containing protein DOT3 isoform X1 has product MQKLIQLDQLENTGDVSDDTRQLHDQRIVVPTILNQIADGFEKKEQSWFATSQLPSDLSIRVDDITFYVHKYPLVARCAYLREIEFQPQNSHLGYDLKLEKFPGGSENFEMILKFCYGLPISLNPGNVAALRCGSEFLEMTEAMEEGNLISTTEAFFTFVVLSSWNDSITVLKSCEMLSPWAENLQIVRRCCDSIGWKIFRKNSTEEITNEGTWWFDDIATLRINFFLRIITAIRVKGIKPEIIGSCIMHYGEKWLPNMNSETKGTDKYGNIRNDSQWSITSGRMQEKSIGQNNKEQRIIIESLISILPPQKEAVSCKFLLRLLKMAMLYAASPALISELEKRIGMVFENAGLNDLLIPSYAVSEQTINSTEEQTIYNIDVVQRILDYFLLYEQQKLQQQEMKSSTTVNISKLVDSYLAEIARDHNVSITKFQVLAESLPRHIRTCHDGLYRAIDTYLKTHPSLSEHDRRRLCKIMDSEKLSLDACMHAAQNERLPLRIVIQRILQVLLSEQVKMRAAVQGKDIIASDDYNLDKENNWLSTKKEVKSLKEELEKVKIQMTGLQRDYSELQQEYEKLNNKPRIPWTSGWRKIKKSALFNRKMVEEETQEGENRVKPGRRGSISRRQSIS; this is encoded by the exons ATGCAGAAATTGATTCAACTTGATCAGCTGGAGAACACTGGAGATGTATCTGATGACACTCGCCAACTTCATGATCAACGTATAGTTGTCCCGACCATCCTCAATCAAATAGCTGATGGATTTGAGAAGAAAGAACAGTCATG GTTTGCTACTTCTCAGCTTCCAAGTGATTTATCAATTCGAGTTGACGACATCACCTTCTATGTTCACAAG TATCCGCTGGTTGCAAGGTGTGCTTACCTAAGAGAAATCGAATTTCAGCCTCAAAATTCACACTTAGGTTATGACCTCAAGCTCGAAAAATTTCCAGGCGGATCAGAAAACTTCGAGATGATTCTAAAGTTCTGTTACGGCCTACCAATAAGCTTGAACCCTGGAAATGTAGCAGCATTAAGATGTGGATCAGAATTCCTAGAAATGACAGAAGCAATGGAAGAAGGaaacctgatttcaacaacagaAGCATTCTTCACATTTGTAGTCCTTTCGTCGTGGAACGATTCCATCACCGTCCTTAAATCATGCGAAATGCTATCTCCGTGGGCAGAAAACCTACAAATTGTGAGAAGATGTTGTGACTCAATTGGTTGGAAAATCTTCAGAAAAAATTCAACAGAGGAAATAACGAACGAAGGAACCTGGTGGTTCGATGATATTGCCACTCTCCGTATTAACTTCTTCTTGAGAATTATTACAGCAATAAGAGTAAAAGGAATCAAACCAGAAATCATTGGTTCATGTATCATGCATTATGGAGAGAAGTGGTTGCCAAATATGAATAGTGAAACGAAAGGAACGGATAAATATGGTAATATAAGAAATGACTCGCAATGGAGTATCACCAGTGGGAGAATGCAAGAAAAAAGCATTGGACAGAATAATAAGGAACAAAGAATAATAATAGAGAGCTTGATTAGTATACTACCTCCTCAAAAGGAAGCTGTTTCTTGCAAGTTTCTTCTACGACTGTTAAAGATGGCGATGCTGTATGCTGCATCACCAGCTCTGATTTCAGAGCTTGAGAAAAGAATCGGCATGGTGTTTGAAAACGCCGGTCTGAATGACCTTTTGATCCCTAGTTATGCAGTAAGTGAACAAACAATAAA TTCAACTGAAGAACAGACTATCTACAATATCGATGTGGTGCAAAGGATATTGGATTATTTCTTGCTATATGAACAGCAAAAACTGCAGCAACAAGAAATGAAGTCGTCGACAACAGTGAATATCAGTAAACTGGTTGACAGCTACCTAGCAGAAATTGCAAGAGATCACAATGTATCTATCACAAAGTTCCAAGTCTTAGCTGAATCTCTGCCTCGACACATTCGGACTTGTCATGATGGACTCTACAGAGCCATCGATACATACCTTAAG ACTCATCCTTCACTATCAGAACATGATCGCCGAAGGCTATGCAAGATCATGGACAGCGAAAAATTGTCACTTGACGCATGTATGCATGCAGCTCAAAACGAAAGGTTGCCCCTGAGAATCGTTATCCAG AGAATATTGCAGGTTTTGCTCTCGGAGCAAGTGAAGATGAGGGCTGCAGTACAAGGGAAAGATATTATAGCAAGTGATGACTATAACTTAGACAAAGAAAATAATTGGTTATCTACAAAGAAGGAGGTCAAGTCCCTTAAAGAAGAACTTGAAAAAGTGAAGATACAAATGACAGGTCTTCAGAGGGATTACTCTGAGCTGCAACAAGAATATGAAAAGTTAAACAACAAGCCTAGAATTCCATGGACATCTGGATGGAGGAAGATAAAAAAGTCTGCtctttttaatagaaaaatggtCGAGGAAGAAACTCAAGAAGGCGAAAATAGAGTTAAACCAGGCCGCAGAGGAAGCATCAGTCGAAGGCAGTCCATATCTTAA
- the LOC104248184 gene encoding BTB/POZ domain-containing protein DOT3 isoform X2: MQKLIQLDQLENTGDVSDDTRQLHDQRIVVPTILNQIADGFEKKEQSWFATSQLPSDLSIRVDDITFYVHKYPLVARCAYLREIEFQPQNSHLGYDLKLEKFPGGSENFEMILKFCYGLPISLNPGNVAALRCGSEFLEMTEAMEEGNLISTTEAFFTFVVLSSWNDSITVLKSCEMLSPWAENLQIVRRCCDSIGWKIFRKNSTEEITNEGTWWFDDIATLRINFFLRIITAIRVKGIKPEIIGSCIMHYGEKWLPNMNSETKGTDKYGNIRNDSQWSITSGRMQEKSIGQNNKEQRIIIESLISILPPQKEAVSCKFLLRLLKMAMLYAASPALISELEKRIGMVFENAGLNDLLIPSYAVSEQTINSTEEQTIYNIDVVQRILDYFLLYEQQKLQQQEMKSSTTVNISKLVDSYLAEIARDHNVSITKFQVLAESLPRHIRTCHDGLYRAIDTYLKTHPSLSEHDRRRLCKIMDSEKLSLDACMHAAQNERLPLRIVIQVLLSEQVKMRAAVQGKDIIASDDYNLDKENNWLSTKKEVKSLKEELEKVKIQMTGLQRDYSELQQEYEKLNNKPRIPWTSGWRKIKKSALFNRKMVEEETQEGENRVKPGRRGSISRRQSIS; encoded by the exons ATGCAGAAATTGATTCAACTTGATCAGCTGGAGAACACTGGAGATGTATCTGATGACACTCGCCAACTTCATGATCAACGTATAGTTGTCCCGACCATCCTCAATCAAATAGCTGATGGATTTGAGAAGAAAGAACAGTCATG GTTTGCTACTTCTCAGCTTCCAAGTGATTTATCAATTCGAGTTGACGACATCACCTTCTATGTTCACAAG TATCCGCTGGTTGCAAGGTGTGCTTACCTAAGAGAAATCGAATTTCAGCCTCAAAATTCACACTTAGGTTATGACCTCAAGCTCGAAAAATTTCCAGGCGGATCAGAAAACTTCGAGATGATTCTAAAGTTCTGTTACGGCCTACCAATAAGCTTGAACCCTGGAAATGTAGCAGCATTAAGATGTGGATCAGAATTCCTAGAAATGACAGAAGCAATGGAAGAAGGaaacctgatttcaacaacagaAGCATTCTTCACATTTGTAGTCCTTTCGTCGTGGAACGATTCCATCACCGTCCTTAAATCATGCGAAATGCTATCTCCGTGGGCAGAAAACCTACAAATTGTGAGAAGATGTTGTGACTCAATTGGTTGGAAAATCTTCAGAAAAAATTCAACAGAGGAAATAACGAACGAAGGAACCTGGTGGTTCGATGATATTGCCACTCTCCGTATTAACTTCTTCTTGAGAATTATTACAGCAATAAGAGTAAAAGGAATCAAACCAGAAATCATTGGTTCATGTATCATGCATTATGGAGAGAAGTGGTTGCCAAATATGAATAGTGAAACGAAAGGAACGGATAAATATGGTAATATAAGAAATGACTCGCAATGGAGTATCACCAGTGGGAGAATGCAAGAAAAAAGCATTGGACAGAATAATAAGGAACAAAGAATAATAATAGAGAGCTTGATTAGTATACTACCTCCTCAAAAGGAAGCTGTTTCTTGCAAGTTTCTTCTACGACTGTTAAAGATGGCGATGCTGTATGCTGCATCACCAGCTCTGATTTCAGAGCTTGAGAAAAGAATCGGCATGGTGTTTGAAAACGCCGGTCTGAATGACCTTTTGATCCCTAGTTATGCAGTAAGTGAACAAACAATAAA TTCAACTGAAGAACAGACTATCTACAATATCGATGTGGTGCAAAGGATATTGGATTATTTCTTGCTATATGAACAGCAAAAACTGCAGCAACAAGAAATGAAGTCGTCGACAACAGTGAATATCAGTAAACTGGTTGACAGCTACCTAGCAGAAATTGCAAGAGATCACAATGTATCTATCACAAAGTTCCAAGTCTTAGCTGAATCTCTGCCTCGACACATTCGGACTTGTCATGATGGACTCTACAGAGCCATCGATACATACCTTAAG ACTCATCCTTCACTATCAGAACATGATCGCCGAAGGCTATGCAAGATCATGGACAGCGAAAAATTGTCACTTGACGCATGTATGCATGCAGCTCAAAACGAAAGGTTGCCCCTGAGAATCGTTATCCAG GTTTTGCTCTCGGAGCAAGTGAAGATGAGGGCTGCAGTACAAGGGAAAGATATTATAGCAAGTGATGACTATAACTTAGACAAAGAAAATAATTGGTTATCTACAAAGAAGGAGGTCAAGTCCCTTAAAGAAGAACTTGAAAAAGTGAAGATACAAATGACAGGTCTTCAGAGGGATTACTCTGAGCTGCAACAAGAATATGAAAAGTTAAACAACAAGCCTAGAATTCCATGGACATCTGGATGGAGGAAGATAAAAAAGTCTGCtctttttaatagaaaaatggtCGAGGAAGAAACTCAAGAAGGCGAAAATAGAGTTAAACCAGGCCGCAGAGGAAGCATCAGTCGAAGGCAGTCCATATCTTAA
- the LOC138868295 gene encoding uncharacterized protein, with product MGLGDAIKDKDKASTQDCAKTLIFLRHHLDEGLKIEYLTVKDPFVLWNGLKERYDNLKITSKLKLCGDNISDYDMLEKTFTTFHASNMVLQQQYREKGFTKYSQLISLLLVAERNNELLFLSTLMKK from the exons atgggtcttggagacgccattaaagaTAAAGATAAAGCATCTACACAAGACTGTGCAAAGAccttgattttcttgcgccatcaccttgatgaagggttgaaaattgaatatctcaCAGTGAAAGATCCATTTGTTTTGTGGAATGgtttaaaggaaagatatgacaacttaaa aattacttccaaattgaaactctgtggagataatatcagtgactatgatatgcttgaaaaaacgttTACAACGTTTCATGCTTCCAATATGGTCTTACAACAGCAGTACCGAGAGAAAGGCTTTACAAAGTACTCTCAGTTGATTTCTCTTCTACTTGTGGCTGAAAGAAACAATGAATTGCTTTTTTTGAGCACCCTAATGAAAAAATAA